A stretch of DNA from Shewanella sediminis HAW-EB3:
CCAAAATAGCGTGACACCATGCGATCGTAGTTAGGCAGTGGCTCGATACTCTGAGTAGCAAAGTCGACGTAGTTAGGCAATAACTCATTAAGTTTGCCGCTTGCACCACAAGACTCGACAAATAGCGCTGTGCCGCCATTTGTGAGTCCCGGACCGTCTCCCATTACCATCTTACACAGCATATCCTTGAAGTCATTACCAACTTCAGGAAGATCAACCAGTGCCTTATAGCCACGTCCGGTCGTACTGCGAGCAGTCGTTCTGGAGACTAAGGCACGAACCGCAAGTAATTTGTCAGGCCAAACACCTAATACATCACGTTCGTTGACATAAGGGTGGTTGGGTGACGATGCTGGTACCTTAATACCGTTAAGTAGTCGACCCGAGAAGGTCACATCCATATCCAGCTTGTCATGGAAGCTTGGGTTAATCGCGTAGTTAAGGATCAGATCTTTAAGGGCTTCCGGTGAGTCAGAGAACTTACTGATAACTTCACCCGGCTCGAACTGAGCTTTCATATCACCGCTCTTGAAACGGTACTGGGCCAGCAGTTCGGCGAAGTTATAGGACTTTCTCATGGCAACAGAGCCATCTTCGACCATCTTGAAAGTCACATCGACGCTTGCATCATTTTCACCGGCGAGCGTTAAAAAGAACTGAGCGGCATCATTCAAGGCTCGTTGATTGCTACAATACCAGGCCGTTGCAGAATCATCTTTACATGGCTCGACGAAGTAGTTTTCAGGTAATCCGAAAATATTCTCCAGGCTACTGATGTCTTCGACAAATTGGCGAATTTCATCGAAACGACGCTTACGGCCTACGGTATAGCTTAGGGTATGATCTTCGAACAGGGTCTGACGGTTATGTCTCAGGTTCGCGGTTTCATAGCTATCGTTATACTTATCTATATAGAACTGGGCAATATCATTTAAGTTTTCGCCTGCATCACCACGGTTACAGTTGCTGTTCAATGATACATGACCATCGGTACAGAAAGAGTAACTACGTAAGTCGTGCTGTTGAGCAATGTTATATAGCGCACCAAAACGCGTGTCTCCATTGACGTTACCATCAATAAGTTCCTGACGACGCTTCTCATCTTCCTCTTTAAGAGATACAAACTTAGTGGCTGTTTCAGGCTCGCCTTTAAGCTCGACCTCACGGGCATAACCGAAACGAAGCGCGGCTAAGTCGTAGGGCTGCAGCATAGTCGCGAAACGGTTGACGTTATAGTCCATCTGGCTTGAGAATTCTGCTTTAGCCGTCAGGTTCGGGTAACCCGCTGCAGAAAACTGATCATTGAGTGCTTTTAGCTCAGCTTCACTGAAGGTGTTATCGGCATCGGTACTACCGGAGAAATTATGTCTCAAACCGAAAGTATGACCAAGCTCGTGACTTAGGGTTCCGGCGAAAGCCTGAGCCGCAAGTTGAGTCGTTAGTTCATCTTGCAAAGCGATTGGCATCTCTTCGAAGGCAATAAGTTTATTGCCTATGCTGCCATCGACCCACAAGGATGGATTTTTCCAGTTGATCTCGTGATCTTTAACACCCCTTGGGAGCTCACGGTTTTGACCACCTTCGGCAAATACCGTATCAACATGCATCATGCTGTTTTCTGACCAGAATGCCTGTGTATCGGCATCAAATTCGACTAAATTTTCGAAAGTGTTGTCTACCGGTAATTTTGGAAGCGTGCTGGCCGCAACCTCAAGAGTGGTTTCAGGCTTAGCAAACATGCTTGTATCTGCAGTTGTGTCGGTAACTTTTACAACTTCCGCTGTAGCGGTTGATGAGTAAGGTACACCAGTGAGCTCTGCCGCAGATGATGCGTCTAACTTGCCACGATTATAATCGAGGCGAACCTGGCGATAATAACGCACTGCGCCTTGTTTCAGGTTAGAGCTGTACTGATTCACTCGGGCACTGACGATTTCACCCGTTGCAGGGTTAGCGGCAGAGGGACCATAGCCTGCTAAACCATTATCGAGAGGCTCATCGAACAGCGTAATGTTACTGTAGCGCAAGTCACCATGACGCTTATCATGGGCTTGTTCGATAATAAGCTCCGGGAAGCCTGTCTTGTAGAGCTTATTTTCGATATTAAGCGCTGTGATCGTTTGATGTGCAGCGTCTAAATATGGCTTGTTTTTTGGCAAGAAGAAGTTATTACTCAGATAGTAAGTTAAGCTCTTCTTGGTTGGATCGACCCGGTTCATGTAGGTACGAACATATCCATCGACACCGGCGCTGTCAGTGGCATCGCGATAGCTGTGATCCGAGGTGAAGAATCCGTAGGTTCCATTTTCGTTCGGGCTGTATGGGATCGCCTGATATTCTTTATTTGCCAGTTCATCGATGGCAACGATAGAGATATATTCTGTGCTGGTAAATGAGAGGTTATCCAGGCTGCCATTATAGAACTTATTGAGACACTGTGGCTCGGCTTGATAGGTGTGCTCGATTTCGATGTTGATGACACCCTTGGCCAGATCCATCTCATAGCCTTTCCAGTCACCGCTGTTGACCAGGCGTGGATCTTCGGTTTCGGTAACGCATTGACCGAACATAAATAGATCGTTAATGCCCAGCTCGGCAATCTTAGTCTCGGCAAAGTCCGGAATAAAATAGTTTTTGTCCTGCCACTTTAGATCGGCGTCCCTGTTTTCCTCTTCGACGTTGATACATTCGCGCCATCTGTCTTCGGTACACTTGTAATCGATATACTTACCGGGAATGGTCAGCACAGGAGCTTCGTTGTATTCATCGTCATAACGAGAGTCATGATCCAGTCCAATGGCATCACGATCGATTTGGCGCACCTGAATACCATTTGCAGTCTTGCGTAGCGTGACCAATTTTGGTGTACCCTGAGAGAAACCGCGAATTGATGCGGCATAACGCGGTGCCTTTCCTACACTGCGAATATAGAG
This window harbors:
- a CDS encoding zinc-dependent metalloprotease, whose protein sequence is MNKSMLCLAITGAWALTGCGAGEEPYKELPKDEKQITTADIDKAGERQYLYIRSVGKAPRYAASIRGFSQGTPKLVTLRKTANGIQVRQIDRDAIGLDHDSRYDDEYNEAPVLTIPGKYIDYKCTEDRWRECINVEEENRDADLKWQDKNYFIPDFAETKIAELGINDLFMFGQCVTETEDPRLVNSGDWKGYEMDLAKGVINIEIEHTYQAEPQCLNKFYNGSLDNLSFTSTEYISIVAIDELANKEYQAIPYSPNENGTYGFFTSDHSYRDATDSAGVDGYVRTYMNRVDPTKKSLTYYLSNNFFLPKNKPYLDAAHQTITALNIENKLYKTGFPELIIEQAHDKRHGDLRYSNITLFDEPLDNGLAGYGPSAANPATGEIVSARVNQYSSNLKQGAVRYYRQVRLDYNRGKLDASSAAELTGVPYSSTATAEVVKVTDTTADTSMFAKPETTLEVAASTLPKLPVDNTFENLVEFDADTQAFWSENSMMHVDTVFAEGGQNRELPRGVKDHEINWKNPSLWVDGSIGNKLIAFEEMPIALQDELTTQLAAQAFAGTLSHELGHTFGLRHNFSGSTDADNTFSEAELKALNDQFSAAGYPNLTAKAEFSSQMDYNVNRFATMLQPYDLAALRFGYAREVELKGEPETATKFVSLKEEDEKRRQELIDGNVNGDTRFGALYNIAQQHDLRSYSFCTDGHVSLNSNCNRGDAGENLNDIAQFYIDKYNDSYETANLRHNRQTLFEDHTLSYTVGRKRRFDEIRQFVEDISSLENIFGLPENYFVEPCKDDSATAWYCSNQRALNDAAQFFLTLAGENDASVDVTFKMVEDGSVAMRKSYNFAELLAQYRFKSGDMKAQFEPGEVISKFSDSPEALKDLILNYAINPSFHDKLDMDVTFSGRLLNGIKVPASSPNHPYVNERDVLGVWPDKLLAVRALVSRTTARSTTGRGYKALVDLPEVGNDFKDMLCKMVMGDGPGLTNGGTALFVESCGASGKLNELLPNYVDFATQSIEPLPNYDRMVSRYFGFDTVNGQPKGKSNLLELMLRQVVLASVDSDYQGEQKARIWREYVSIHLAGPALDSQAEIKLNGLIYVATSENTLAMNLITRIQSVEAFIESNPDSMDIKLTAGTVGEILNGQLERDRLVLTYLPVTY